From Bacillota bacterium, one genomic window encodes:
- a CDS encoding ABC transporter ATP-binding protein → MAATALKAAASQGTGTTAGAPALLVEGLHAGYGKVQIVHGVSLTAERGQVVVVLGPNGSGKSTFVKAVYGLADQFAGSVKHFGEEISRTAPEVLARRGIGYVPQRDNVFVTLTVQENLDVGLAPVPRAERRERLERVFELFPLLYERRKQPAGTLSGGERQMLAMARALLPQPSVLLLDEPTAALASKVTAHLFQIVRSIADSGVAVVLVEQNARQALQICDWAYVLINGQVAFEGKGRDIAGNQEVVRQVLGEAR, encoded by the coding sequence ATGGCGGCAACGGCGTTGAAAGCGGCGGCGAGCCAGGGAACCGGCACGACGGCCGGTGCGCCGGCCCTGTTGGTCGAGGGCTTGCACGCGGGCTATGGGAAGGTGCAGATCGTCCACGGCGTTTCTCTGACCGCCGAGCGGGGACAGGTCGTCGTCGTGCTCGGGCCCAACGGCAGCGGCAAGAGCACGTTTGTGAAGGCCGTATACGGTCTGGCCGACCAGTTTGCGGGTTCCGTCAAGCATTTTGGCGAGGAAATCTCCCGGACCGCGCCCGAGGTGCTCGCCCGGCGGGGCATCGGCTACGTGCCCCAGCGGGACAACGTGTTCGTGACGCTGACCGTCCAGGAGAACCTGGACGTAGGGCTTGCGCCGGTGCCCCGGGCCGAAAGGCGCGAGCGGCTGGAGCGGGTCTTCGAGCTGTTTCCGCTGCTTTACGAGCGGCGAAAGCAGCCGGCCGGGACGCTGTCGGGCGGCGAGCGGCAGATGTTGGCCATGGCGCGGGCCCTTTTGCCGCAGCCGTCGGTGCTGCTCTTGGACGAGCCGACGGCAGCCCTGGCCAGTAAGGTGACGGCGCATCTGTTTCAGATTGTCCGTTCCATCGCCGATTCAGGCGTCGCGGTGGTGCTGGTGGAGCAAAACGCCCGCCAGGCCCTGCAAATCTGCGACTGGGCATATGTCCTCATCAACGGCCAGGTGGCCTTTGAGGGCAAGGGCCGTGACATCGCAGGCAACCAGGAGGTGGTGCGGCAGGTTCTCGGGGAAGCCCGCTAA
- the purU gene encoding formyltetrahydrofolate deformylase, with the protein MRCSAHKACVVPAKGRSSALQDRGRLIVSCPDRPGIVAALSRFLFTAGANIVQSDQYSTDPWGGRFFMRVEFELPGLADRYEQLRRDFAPVAQEFQMEWELKRVWPPKRMAILVSREEHCLLDLLWRWQAGELGVEIPLVISNHPHLAHRVEPFGIPFYHLPIEPGGKERQEQQMLELLRGRVDFVVLARYMQILTPAFLAEYPHRVINIHHSFLPAFVGARPYHQAYARGVKLIGATAHYATEELDQGPIIEQDVIRVDHRDDPESLRRKGRDIERLVLARAVKLHAEDRVIVFGNKTIVFA; encoded by the coding sequence ATGCGGTGCAGTGCGCACAAAGCGTGCGTAGTTCCTGCCAAAGGAAGGTCTAGTGCGTTGCAGGACCGAGGCCGATTGATCGTTTCGTGCCCGGACCGGCCGGGCATCGTCGCCGCACTGTCGAGGTTTCTGTTCACGGCCGGTGCCAACATCGTCCAGTCGGATCAATATTCGACCGACCCCTGGGGCGGCCGCTTCTTCATGCGGGTGGAGTTTGAACTGCCGGGTTTGGCCGACCGCTATGAGCAGCTCCGGCGGGACTTTGCCCCCGTGGCCCAGGAATTCCAGATGGAGTGGGAACTGAAGCGGGTTTGGCCGCCCAAGCGCATGGCCATTCTGGTTTCGCGCGAGGAACACTGCTTGCTGGACCTGCTTTGGCGCTGGCAGGCCGGGGAGTTGGGGGTAGAGATTCCGCTGGTCATCAGCAACCACCCCCACTTGGCGCACCGGGTGGAGCCGTTCGGCATTCCCTTTTACCACCTGCCCATCGAGCCCGGAGGAAAAGAACGACAGGAACAGCAGATGCTCGAGCTGCTGCGGGGCCGGGTCGATTTTGTGGTGTTGGCCCGCTACATGCAGATTCTCACCCCGGCATTCCTGGCCGAGTACCCTCACCGGGTCATCAACATCCATCATTCGTTTTTGCCGGCATTTGTCGGGGCGCGCCCGTACCACCAGGCGTACGCACGGGGGGTCAAGCTCATCGGCGCGACGGCCCACTACGCTACCGAGGAGCTGGATCAAGGGCCCATTATCGAGCAGGACGTCATCCGGGTCGACCATCGGGACGATCCGGAGAGCTTGCGCCGCAAGGGGCGGGACATCGAGCGGCTGGTGCTGGCCAGGGCGGTGAAGCTCCACGCGGAGGATCGCGTCATCGTGTTCGGTAACAAGACGATCGTATTTGCATAA
- a CDS encoding pyridine nucleotide-disulfide oxidoreductase produces the protein MYDVIVVGGGCAGGSAAVFLAKAGLKTLVIDNDKGQTRRAWIENHYGFPDGISGPELVEAGKRQAQRLGAEWRIAHVTAVSPIEGGFAVTTEDGQEFRGKQVLLATGAAMALAEALNLEFTEGREARYPRVVKVDSDGRTSMPGVWAAGILAGVSAHTIITAGHGAHVAVGLISELEGKRHVQHDVLGK, from the coding sequence GTGTATGACGTCATCGTGGTAGGCGGCGGCTGCGCCGGCGGCAGCGCGGCCGTCTTTCTCGCGAAGGCGGGACTCAAGACGCTGGTTATCGACAATGACAAGGGACAAACCCGCCGGGCGTGGATCGAGAACCATTACGGTTTCCCCGACGGTATCTCGGGCCCCGAGCTCGTTGAGGCGGGCAAGCGGCAGGCGCAGCGCCTGGGGGCCGAGTGGCGCATTGCTCACGTGACCGCCGTTTCGCCCATCGAGGGCGGGTTTGCCGTCACCACGGAGGACGGCCAAGAGTTCCGGGGGAAACAGGTGCTGCTGGCCACCGGCGCGGCCATGGCCTTGGCGGAAGCCCTCAACCTCGAGTTTACGGAAGGGCGCGAAGCCCGCTACCCCCGGGTGGTCAAGGTCGACAGCGACGGCCGCACCAGCATGCCCGGGGTATGGGCGGCAGGGATCCTCGCCGGGGTGAGCGCCCACACCATCATCACCGCGGGGCACGGCGCCCACGTGGCCGTCGGCCTGATCAGTGAACTCGAGGGCAAGCGCCACGTCCAGCACGACGTGCTCGGCAAGTAG
- a CDS encoding ADP-ribosylglycohydrolase: MGRRPKVSHEIQPHTLRDKARGTLLGLAVGDALGAALEFKPPGTFQPISDMVGGGPWGLEPGQWTDDTSMALCLAGSLIERGDFDPKDQMERYLRWYRHGHLSSTGVCFDIGNTTARALRRFEQTGEPYAGPTEPESAGNGSIMRLAPVPVFYYARGDLHAAVERAGDSSRTTHGAAACIDACRYLAYLIVGALSGKPKEELLSPPPLEFSTAEVRAVAEGSFKRRQPPDIRGSGYVVECLEAALWAFWHSDDFREGCLRAVNRGDDADTTGAVYDQLAGAYYGAAAIPRSWVERLALKELIVSYADRLIGLG, from the coding sequence ATGGGCCGGCGACCAAAGGTGTCGCATGAAATCCAACCGCACACGCTGCGGGACAAGGCCCGCGGGACGCTGCTGGGTCTTGCCGTCGGCGACGCGCTGGGGGCGGCGCTGGAGTTCAAACCGCCGGGCACCTTCCAACCCATATCGGACATGGTAGGCGGTGGGCCGTGGGGCCTTGAGCCGGGACAGTGGACCGACGATACTTCCATGGCTTTGTGTCTGGCGGGAAGCTTGATCGAACGGGGCGACTTTGATCCCAAGGACCAGATGGAGCGGTACCTGCGCTGGTACCGGCATGGGCATCTGAGCAGCACGGGCGTCTGCTTCGACATCGGCAATACCACCGCCCGCGCTTTGCGCCGCTTCGAGCAGACCGGGGAACCGTATGCCGGCCCCACCGAACCCGAATCGGCGGGGAACGGCAGCATCATGCGCCTCGCACCCGTGCCCGTGTTTTACTATGCCCGCGGCGACCTCCACGCAGCCGTCGAGCGGGCGGGCGACTCGTCTCGCACGACCCACGGCGCTGCTGCGTGCATCGACGCCTGCCGGTATTTGGCCTACCTCATCGTCGGCGCCTTGAGCGGTAAGCCCAAGGAGGAGCTCTTGAGCCCGCCGCCGCTGGAGTTTTCGACCGCCGAGGTGCGCGCCGTGGCGGAAGGTTCCTTCAAGCGCCGGCAACCGCCGGATATTCGAGGGTCGGGCTACGTCGTGGAATGCCTGGAAGCCGCCCTGTGGGCGTTTTGGCACAGCGACGATTTCCGGGAAGGCTGCCTGCGGGCCGTGAACCGGGGCGACGACGCCGACACGACCGGCGCCGTCTACGACCAGCTCGCCGGCGCGTATTACGGGGCCGCGGCCATCCCGCGGTCATGGGTCGAGCGGCTGGCCTTGAAGGAACTGATCGTCTCTTACGCGGATCGGCTCATCGGCCTCGGGTAG
- a CDS encoding DeoR/GlpR transcriptional regulator produces the protein MSRRRDRLNEIVSYLKRKHAASIKELAAAFDVSEMTIRRDLSVLKEYNIVNVIHGAAIYNSDGIYELAAEKDKHAPEKYRIGQKAVSLIEPHDVIVIDIGTTTEYIAKLLPDDLPVTVVCFTANVLAEIYKKPMVDIIFAGGYYHRDTGLFESPEGIQLISRTCANKYFVSAAGISKELGVTCVNQYETSTKLAALKCSLSKILTVDSTKFGKVKPSYFADLTDFDAIITDSGISQDWIEHIQNLGITLHIV, from the coding sequence GTGAGTCGAAGGCGGGACAGGCTCAACGAAATCGTGTCTTATCTTAAGAGAAAGCACGCTGCATCCATCAAGGAACTAGCCGCCGCGTTCGACGTGTCCGAGATGACGATCCGCCGGGACCTCAGTGTGCTGAAAGAATACAACATTGTGAACGTCATTCACGGTGCGGCCATTTACAACAGCGACGGCATCTACGAACTGGCGGCGGAAAAGGACAAGCATGCCCCGGAGAAATACCGCATCGGCCAGAAGGCAGTCTCGCTCATCGAACCCCACGACGTGATTGTCATCGACATCGGCACCACCACGGAGTACATCGCCAAGCTACTGCCGGACGACCTGCCCGTGACGGTGGTCTGTTTCACCGCCAACGTGCTGGCGGAGATCTACAAGAAGCCTATGGTCGACATCATTTTCGCCGGCGGGTATTACCACCGGGATACCGGCCTGTTCGAGAGCCCGGAAGGGATCCAGCTCATCTCCAGGACGTGCGCCAACAAGTATTTCGTGTCCGCGGCGGGCATCAGCAAAGAGCTGGGCGTCACGTGCGTCAACCAGTACGAGACCTCGACCAAGCTCGCGGCCCTGAAGTGTTCTCTTTCGAAAATCCTGACGGTCGACTCCACCAAGTTCGGCAAAGTCAAGCCCTCGTACTTCGCGGACCTCACCGACTTCGACGCCATCATCACCGATTCGGGCATCAGCCAAGACTGGATCGAGCACATCCAAAACCTCGGCATCACCCTGCACATCGTCTGA
- the deoC gene encoding deoxyribose-phosphate aldolase yields MDYKEILSKVDHTLLDVTARWEDVKAVADEALAFQTASVCIPPSFVKPVKDYVGNRMAVCTVVGFPNGYSTTAVKVFETEDAIANGADEIDMVINIGLVKAGLSDQVLAEIRAVKAACGSRLLKVIIETCLLTDDEKVRMCEVVTEAGADFIKTSTGFSHGGATFRDIELIRRHVGPGVKIKASGGIASLEDAAKFIALGASRLGSSRIVKLVKQQQQQQR; encoded by the coding sequence GTGGATTACAAAGAGATTCTAAGCAAAGTCGACCACACGCTCCTCGACGTCACGGCCCGCTGGGAAGACGTCAAAGCGGTGGCGGACGAAGCCCTGGCATTTCAGACCGCTTCCGTGTGCATTCCTCCCAGTTTCGTCAAGCCAGTCAAGGACTACGTAGGAAATCGCATGGCCGTCTGTACCGTCGTCGGATTCCCCAACGGCTATAGCACGACCGCCGTCAAGGTTTTCGAGACGGAAGACGCCATCGCCAACGGCGCCGATGAGATCGACATGGTCATCAACATCGGCCTGGTCAAAGCGGGACTGTCCGACCAGGTGCTCGCGGAAATCCGCGCCGTGAAAGCGGCCTGCGGCAGCCGCTTGCTCAAGGTCATCATCGAAACGTGCCTGCTGACGGACGACGAGAAGGTGCGCATGTGCGAAGTCGTCACGGAGGCGGGGGCCGACTTCATCAAGACGTCCACCGGTTTTTCGCACGGCGGAGCCACGTTCCGGGACATCGAGCTCATTCGGCGGCACGTGGGACCCGGTGTCAAGATCAAGGCTTCGGGCGGCATCGCGAGCCTGGAAGACGCCGCCAAGTTCATCGCTCTCGGGGCGTCCCGTTTGGGTTCGAGCCGGATTGTGAAACTGGTCAAGCAACAGCAGCAGCAACAGCGGTAG
- a CDS encoding uridine phosphorylase — protein sequence MALEVDGLQYHIRLKKGDVGRYVLLPGDPFRTDLIATYFEHPQLMAHNREHKTWTGYIDGVKVSVTSTGMGCPSTAIAVEELIKCGADTFIRVGTAGPVADIARDPSVDGVICTAAVRDEGTTLHYMPVEYPAVADRHVVAALVEAAKKNGLNYLEGICQSKDSFYGEVDPDSSPVAKRLKERWEAWKRGNVLASEMEAAALFVISSIRGCRAGAIVSFKDVRDSIRVACDAIRILARKDGLIQ from the coding sequence ATGGCTCTGGAGGTAGACGGGCTGCAGTATCACATCAGGCTGAAGAAGGGCGACGTCGGCAGGTACGTCCTTTTGCCCGGCGACCCGTTCAGGACGGATCTCATCGCCACTTACTTTGAACACCCCCAGCTCATGGCCCACAACCGTGAGCACAAAACCTGGACCGGCTACATCGACGGCGTCAAGGTGTCCGTGACGTCCACCGGCATGGGCTGCCCATCTACCGCCATCGCCGTGGAGGAGCTCATCAAGTGCGGCGCGGACACCTTTATTCGTGTCGGGACGGCGGGCCCGGTGGCGGACATCGCCCGGGACCCGTCGGTCGACGGGGTCATCTGCACGGCGGCTGTGCGCGATGAGGGAACGACTCTCCACTACATGCCTGTGGAGTACCCCGCGGTGGCCGATCGGCACGTGGTTGCCGCCTTGGTGGAAGCGGCCAAGAAGAACGGGCTCAACTACCTGGAAGGCATCTGCCAGTCGAAAGACTCCTTCTACGGCGAAGTCGACCCCGACTCTTCGCCCGTGGCCAAGCGGCTGAAGGAACGGTGGGAAGCCTGGAAGCGAGGCAACGTCCTGGCGTCGGAGATGGAGGCGGCGGCCTTGTTCGTCATCTCGTCGATCCGAGGCTGCAGGGCGGGGGCCATCGTGTCCTTCAAGGACGTGCGCGATTCCATCCGGGTCGCCTGCGACGCCATCCGGATTCTGGCGCGGAAGGACGGCCTGATCCAATAA
- a CDS encoding ABC transporter ATP-binding protein — MSRPIIEVREFSYIYPNSTEFALKNVSFTIEKGDFVGIIGSNKAGKSTLCKALVGVIPNFIGGKWSGDVLVDGEPITGVENHSAADKIGIVFQDAESQFTQETVEDEVAFAMCNHGFSKELMLQRVEEATKACGLFDLLDRSPFRLSGGQQQRLAIACVLALRPEVIILDESTSQLDPIGRSEVFSVVKELHRRGTTIIMVEHNIEKIAEYADKVMVLSHGELVEYGPAKEVFNKREKLAGHKVRVPQVTEAALALRHKLDFTAAPITLPEAKQLCTPLRRPR, encoded by the coding sequence ATGAGCCGACCAATCATCGAGGTGCGGGAGTTCAGCTACATCTACCCCAACTCGACGGAGTTCGCGCTGAAAAACGTGTCCTTCACCATCGAAAAGGGCGACTTCGTCGGGATCATCGGTTCGAACAAGGCAGGCAAGTCCACGCTCTGCAAAGCCTTGGTGGGCGTCATTCCGAACTTCATCGGCGGCAAGTGGAGCGGGGATGTGCTCGTCGACGGCGAGCCGATCACGGGCGTGGAAAACCACAGCGCGGCCGACAAGATCGGAATCGTCTTTCAAGACGCCGAAAGCCAGTTCACGCAGGAAACCGTCGAGGACGAAGTCGCTTTCGCCATGTGCAACCACGGCTTCAGCAAAGAGCTCATGCTGCAGCGCGTGGAGGAAGCGACCAAGGCCTGCGGCCTGTTTGACCTGCTTGACCGCTCACCGTTCAGGCTGTCGGGCGGCCAGCAGCAGCGGCTGGCCATCGCCTGCGTGCTCGCTTTGCGCCCCGAGGTCATCATCCTCGACGAATCCACGTCCCAGCTGGACCCCATCGGGCGCAGCGAAGTGTTCTCGGTCGTCAAGGAGCTGCACAGAAGAGGCACCACCATCATCATGGTCGAGCACAACATCGAAAAGATCGCGGAGTACGCAGATAAAGTCATGGTGCTCTCCCACGGGGAGCTGGTCGAGTACGGCCCCGCGAAAGAGGTTTTCAACAAGCGGGAGAAGTTGGCCGGCCACAAGGTGCGGGTTCCTCAGGTGACCGAGGCGGCGTTGGCCCTCCGGCACAAGCTGGACTTCACGGCCGCTCCGATCACGCTTCCGGAAGCCAAGCAGTTGTGCACACCGCTGAGAAGGCCGAGGTAG
- a CDS encoding energy-coupling factor transporter transmembrane protein EcfT — translation MIQPRPKPTFLRRLHPITKLWMSLGLTLAIILFANTWFSLLLMLVGVLWIYKEKYILEFKIVAFAIVTMGISMFLINGTLNPVNDYTKDPVFILPWLGWKFYEEGLMYALAVFRRIAPLMAVLFLLFRTINMTDLGVGLTQAGLSYRAAFIFVTTFQLLPVLSKDMQQVMDAQRSRGLDTEGNLWQRFKAFVPIMVPVIANSIAKIQEQAIALETKGFNLPGKKTVYRDLPKTAADRLLTVGSILLALCAIVYRIVAAFA, via the coding sequence ATGATCCAGCCACGGCCAAAACCCACGTTCCTGCGCAGGCTACATCCCATCACCAAACTGTGGATGAGTCTGGGGCTGACCCTCGCGATCATTCTGTTCGCGAACACCTGGTTTTCGCTCCTGCTCATGCTGGTGGGCGTCCTCTGGATATACAAGGAAAAGTATATCCTGGAGTTCAAGATCGTGGCGTTCGCCATCGTCACCATGGGCATCAGCATGTTCCTCATCAACGGCACGCTGAACCCGGTGAACGACTACACGAAGGATCCCGTGTTCATCCTTCCTTGGCTGGGCTGGAAGTTTTACGAAGAAGGGCTGATGTACGCGCTGGCCGTGTTCCGCCGGATCGCCCCGCTGATGGCCGTGCTGTTCCTGCTGTTTCGGACGATCAACATGACGGATCTCGGCGTCGGGCTGACCCAGGCCGGTTTGTCGTACCGCGCGGCCTTCATCTTCGTGACGACCTTCCAGCTGCTGCCCGTCCTGAGCAAGGACATGCAGCAAGTGATGGACGCGCAGCGATCCCGCGGCCTCGACACGGAAGGAAATCTGTGGCAGAGGTTCAAGGCGTTCGTCCCGATCATGGTGCCGGTGATCGCCAACTCCATCGCGAAAATCCAAGAGCAGGCCATCGCGCTGGAGACGAAGGGGTTCAACCTGCCGGGCAAGAAAACCGTCTACCGCGACCTGCCCAAGACGGCGGCGGATCGGCTGTTGACGGTCGGTAGCATCTTGCTGGCCTTGTGCGCCATCGTCTACCGCATTGTCGCGGCTTTCGCCTGA